In one Mucilaginibacter sp. PAMB04168 genomic region, the following are encoded:
- the fabG gene encoding 3-oxoacyl-[acyl-carrier-protein] reductase, producing the protein MKLLEGKTALITGASKGIGRKIAEKFAEQGANVAFTYLSSVEKGQALEQELQAYGTQVKGYRSDASKFDEADKLINDIVADFGKLDIVVNNAGITKDGLLMRMTEEQWDEVLNVNLKSIFNVTKAASKIMMKARQGVFINMSSVVGIQGNAGQGNYAASKAGIIGFSKSMAKELGSRNIRTNVVAPGFIKTEMTEVLDPKVVEGWTQNIPLKRAGETEDIANACVFLASDMSTYITGQVISVDGGMA; encoded by the coding sequence ATGAAATTGTTAGAAGGAAAAACCGCATTAATAACCGGTGCTTCAAAAGGCATTGGCCGCAAAATAGCCGAAAAGTTTGCCGAGCAAGGCGCTAATGTAGCATTCACTTACTTATCGTCGGTAGAAAAGGGCCAGGCGCTGGAGCAAGAACTACAGGCGTACGGTACCCAGGTAAAAGGTTACCGCTCTGATGCCTCCAAATTTGATGAAGCCGATAAACTCATTAATGATATAGTAGCCGATTTTGGCAAACTGGATATTGTGGTGAACAACGCCGGCATTACCAAAGACGGCCTATTGATGCGTATGACCGAGGAGCAATGGGATGAAGTGCTGAACGTAAACCTGAAATCAATTTTCAACGTAACCAAAGCAGCATCAAAAATCATGATGAAAGCTCGCCAGGGTGTATTCATCAATATGAGCTCGGTGGTAGGCATTCAGGGCAATGCCGGCCAGGGTAATTATGCAGCCTCTAAGGCGGGTATTATAGGCTTTTCTAAATCAATGGCTAAGGAGTTGGGTTCGCGCAATATACGTACCAACGTGGTAGCCCCCGGTTTTATCAAAACGGAAATGACCGAGGTGCTTGACCCGAAAGTGGTTGAAGGATGGACTCAAAATATTCCATTAAAACGTGCAGGTGAAACCGAAGACATTGCCAATGCCTGTGTTTTCTTGGCGTCAGACATGAGCACTTATATAACCGGTCAGGTAATATCGGTTGATGGTGGGATGGCTTAA
- a CDS encoding DUF2945 domain-containing protein — protein MKKGDNVHWAWGKSEAEGKIEAKHTEPVKKKTKGTTVKRNASKDEPAYEIKQSNGTKVLKSESELKKGNKK, from the coding sequence ATGAAAAAGGGAGATAACGTACACTGGGCGTGGGGAAAATCAGAGGCAGAAGGCAAAATAGAAGCTAAGCATACCGAGCCGGTAAAAAAGAAAACCAAAGGCACCACGGTAAAACGCAATGCCAGCAAAGACGAACCCGCCTATGAGATAAAGCAATCCAACGGCACAAAAGTGCTCAAATCAGAAAGTGAATTGAAAAAGGGAAATAAAAAATAA
- the carA gene encoding glutamine-hydrolyzing carbamoyl-phosphate synthase small subunit has translation MTNYTKLPAILLLADGTVFHGKAAGKIGTTTGEICFNTGMTGYQEIFTDPSYFGQIMVTTNAHIGNYGVTNEETESNKIQIAGLVCKNYNIAYSRKQADESIQDYFQEQNISCISDIDTRQLVRHIRDKGAMNAIISSEILDVEELKARLNAVPSMDGLELSSQVSTTETYTFGNENAAYRVAVLDLGVKKNILRNFSERDVYAKVYPAKTSFEEMEKDFQPNGYFISNGPGDPSAMPYAIDTVKEILEADKPMFGICLGHQLLALANGIPTKKMFNGHRGLNHPVKNIVKDHCEVTSQNHGFGVVQDAVRASDKVEITHINLNDQSIEGIRVKDKKAFSVQYHPESSPGPHDSRYLFDDFVDLMK, from the coding sequence ATGACTAACTACACAAAGTTACCGGCTATTTTATTACTGGCTGATGGTACTGTTTTTCATGGTAAAGCAGCCGGAAAAATAGGTACTACAACCGGGGAAATATGCTTTAATACCGGTATGACGGGCTATCAGGAAATTTTTACCGATCCATCATACTTCGGACAAATTATGGTAACTACCAATGCGCACATTGGTAATTACGGCGTAACTAACGAAGAAACCGAATCGAATAAAATACAGATAGCCGGTTTAGTTTGTAAGAATTACAACATCGCTTATAGCCGTAAACAGGCCGATGAGTCAATTCAGGATTACTTCCAGGAGCAGAATATTTCATGTATTTCAGATATTGATACCCGCCAGTTAGTACGTCATATCAGAGATAAGGGCGCTATGAATGCTATTATCTCATCCGAGATTTTAGATGTTGAAGAACTGAAAGCCCGCTTGAATGCCGTACCATCAATGGATGGACTGGAGCTTTCATCGCAGGTGTCAACTACAGAAACTTACACTTTTGGTAACGAGAACGCTGCATACCGTGTTGCCGTGCTCGATTTAGGTGTGAAGAAAAATATTCTGCGCAATTTTTCTGAGCGCGATGTATACGCCAAGGTTTATCCAGCCAAAACATCGTTCGAGGAAATGGAGAAAGATTTTCAACCTAACGGTTATTTTATTTCTAACGGTCCCGGCGATCCATCGGCCATGCCTTATGCTATTGATACGGTAAAAGAAATTCTGGAAGCCGACAAACCTATGTTTGGTATTTGCTTAGGTCACCAGTTATTAGCTTTGGCAAATGGTATACCCACCAAAAAAATGTTTAATGGTCACCGTGGACTAAATCACCCCGTGAAAAACATAGTGAAAGACCACTGCGAGGTAACTTCACAGAATCACGGTTTCGGTGTGGTGCAAGATGCTGTTCGGGCTTCTGATAAAGTAGAAATTACCCACATAAATTTGAACGATCAATCTATAGAAGGTATTCGCGTGAAAGACAAAAAGGCTTTTTCGGTACAATACCACCCGGAATCATCGCCTGGCCCGCATGATAGCCGTTATTTATTTGATGACTTTGTTGATTTGATGAAGTAA
- the panB gene encoding 3-methyl-2-oxobutanoate hydroxymethyltransferase has translation MSVNKEIKRVTTHILQAMKGKGEKIAMLTAYDYSMAKIVDDAGVDVILVGDSASNVMAGHETTLPITLDQMIYHASSVVRAANRALVVVDLPFGSYQGNSKEALSSAIRIMKESGAHAVKLEGGIEIAESVTRILTAGIPVMGHLGLTPQSIYKFGTYTVRAKQEAEAQKLREDAQKLQELGCFAVVLEKIPAALAQEVSQSLQIPTIGIGAGQHCDGQVLVIHDMLGINKGFRPRFLRQYATLYEVMNDAIQGYVGDVKAKAFPNEKEQY, from the coding sequence ATGTCAGTTAACAAAGAAATAAAACGCGTTACTACCCACATATTACAGGCCATGAAAGGCAAGGGCGAAAAAATAGCCATGCTTACCGCCTATGATTATTCTATGGCCAAAATTGTGGATGATGCCGGTGTGGATGTAATCCTGGTGGGCGACTCAGCTTCTAACGTAATGGCTGGTCATGAAACCACATTGCCTATAACGTTAGATCAAATGATCTATCATGCTTCATCTGTGGTTAGAGCCGCCAACCGCGCCCTGGTAGTAGTAGATCTGCCCTTTGGCTCGTATCAAGGTAATTCAAAAGAAGCCTTAAGCTCAGCCATACGTATCATGAAAGAATCGGGTGCGCATGCCGTAAAGCTTGAGGGCGGTATAGAAATTGCAGAATCTGTTACACGTATCTTAACGGCAGGTATACCAGTGATGGGTCACCTGGGCTTAACGCCTCAATCTATTTACAAATTTGGTACGTATACCGTACGCGCCAAGCAAGAAGCTGAGGCACAAAAACTACGGGAGGATGCGCAGAAATTGCAAGAGCTGGGCTGTTTTGCGGTGGTGTTAGAAAAAATTCCGGCTGCATTGGCCCAAGAGGTTTCACAAAGCCTGCAAATACCTACCATAGGCATTGGTGCTGGGCAGCATTGCGATGGACAAGTGCTGGTAATACATGATATGCTGGGTATAAACAAAGGCTTCCGTCCGCGTTTTTTGCGCCAATACGCCACTTTGTATGAAGTGATGAACGATGCCATTCAAGGTTATGTTGGCGATGTAAAAGCCAAGGCTTTTCCGAACGAAAAAGAACAATATTAG